The genomic window GAAAACCGGCAAAACGGCAGAGCCGAAGCAGGAGCGGCTGGATGCGGCCGCCTGGGTTGCGGCAGCCTTGGAAGCCTTGGCTGACGGCGGCGTGGACAGCGTGCGGGTGGAGCCGCTGGCGAAGACGCTGAAGGTGACCAAGGGCAGCTTCTATTGGCATTTCACCGATCGCCGCGCCCTGCTCGACGCCATGCTGGTCCATTGGGCCGAGGGCCGCATCGCCGCGATCCGCGAACAGGTTTCCGGCGAAAAGGCGGGGCAGAATTCTCCGACCGTGATCCTGCTGCGTCTTGCTGACCTCTATACGCGGCATGGCAATACGCGGGGGCTGGCGATCGAACTCGCCATCCGCGCCTTCGCGCGCCGGGACGAAGGCGCCGCCAAGGCGGTGCGCGATGTGGACACCGAGCGTCTGACGCATGTGACGGCCTTGTTCGAGAAGCTGGGCTGGCCGGCGAAGGACGCACAGGCCCGCGCCATCCTTTTCTACAGCTATCTGTTCGGCCAGAGTCTTCTGGACAGCAGGGTCGTCACGCCGGCGACGATCGATATCGCGATTGAGATGCTGCTTGCACCACCGGGCTGAGAGTCATCTCAATCCGAACCACAACGTCGCGATTCCGAGAAACGAGAAGAAAGCGACCACGTCGGTGATCGTGGTGACGAACGGCCCGGAGGCGATGGCCGGATCGACGCCGAACCGCGTCAGCAAAAGCGGCACCACGATGCCGCCCAGAGCCGCGGCCGCAAGCACGCAGATCATGGCAAGCCCGATCACCACGCCGAGGTCGGCAATGCTGAACCAGACCGCGGCGATAGTGCCGAGCACCAGCGCAAAGCCGAGCCCGTTGACGATGCCGACCAGCAATTCGCGCCGTACCACGCGCCAGGAATTGGCGTCGCTCAGGTCCTGGGTCGCCAGGGCCCGCACCGCCACCGTCATGGTCTGCGTGCCGGCATTGCCGCCCATCGAGGCCACGATCGGCATCAGCACCGCCAGCGCCACCATTTTCTGAATCGAGCCTTCGAACT from Pseudorhodoplanes sp. includes these protein-coding regions:
- a CDS encoding TetR/AcrR family transcriptional regulator, which encodes MGKTGKTAEPKQERLDAAAWVAAALEALADGGVDSVRVEPLAKTLKVTKGSFYWHFTDRRALLDAMLVHWAEGRIAAIREQVSGEKAGQNSPTVILLRLADLYTRHGNTRGLAIELAIRAFARRDEGAAKAVRDVDTERLTHVTALFEKLGWPAKDAQARAILFYSYLFGQSLLDSRVVTPATIDIAIEMLLAPPG